The Microbacter sp. GSS18 genome has a segment encoding these proteins:
- a CDS encoding glycosyltransferase family A protein: protein MTPAPDAPVHVSIVLATNRNSPYLEPALQSVRDQTYPHWDLLIVDNGIPDPAAVAASIDDDPRMSMIATDPAATAGQSRNVGVARVTGELVTILDDDDMWRADRLERHVAEHTAHPTAPASFSAYRHMDAEGRPFGVDWRSRQTPASDILEGAAETPLGPTLVMRRDDYLAIGGFSPEIPILVDFELALRLALRGDLRYIDEPLVDYRRHTTNMTSTAPANVRLRRAVMDAMIDRQAWAAAGRRQPATAELFRRRQRRFRRDQAAGIGVGVYRQLRRGQVADAGRDVAWALRHAPTAFLASAASAPFRKLRGKAT from the coding sequence ATGACCCCCGCCCCCGACGCCCCCGTCCACGTGAGCATCGTGCTCGCCACGAACCGCAACTCCCCCTATCTCGAACCGGCCCTGCAGAGCGTGCGCGACCAGACCTACCCGCACTGGGATCTGCTCATCGTCGACAACGGCATCCCCGACCCGGCGGCCGTGGCCGCGAGCATCGACGACGACCCGCGGATGTCGATGATCGCGACGGATCCGGCGGCCACCGCGGGGCAGTCCCGCAACGTCGGCGTCGCACGCGTGACCGGCGAGCTGGTCACGATCCTCGACGACGACGACATGTGGCGGGCGGACCGCCTCGAGCGCCACGTCGCCGAGCACACGGCGCATCCGACGGCTCCCGCCTCGTTCTCCGCGTACCGGCACATGGATGCCGAGGGACGCCCGTTCGGCGTCGACTGGCGGTCGCGGCAGACACCGGCATCCGACATCCTCGAGGGAGCCGCCGAGACGCCACTCGGCCCGACCCTGGTCATGCGCCGCGACGATTACCTCGCGATCGGCGGATTCAGCCCCGAGATCCCGATCCTGGTCGACTTCGAGCTCGCGCTGCGGCTCGCGCTGCGGGGCGACCTGCGCTACATCGACGAGCCGCTCGTCGACTACCGGCGCCACACGACGAACATGACCTCGACCGCGCCCGCCAACGTGCGGCTGCGGCGCGCGGTCATGGACGCCATGATCGACCGTCAGGCATGGGCGGCCGCGGGTCGCCGGCAGCCCGCCACGGCTGAGTTGTTCCGCCGCCGTCAGCGCCGCTTCCGCCGCGACCAGGCCGCGGGGATCGGCGTGGGCGTGTATCGGCAGCTGCGCCGCGGTCAGGTCGCGGATGCCGGGCGCGATGTCGCGTGGGCGCTGCGGCACGCCCCGACGGCCTTCCTGGCGTCAGCCGCGTCGGCGCCCTTCCGCAAGCTGCGAGGAAAAGCCACATGA